A genomic window from Melanotaenia boesemani isolate fMelBoe1 chromosome 15, fMelBoe1.pri, whole genome shotgun sequence includes:
- the rab6a gene encoding ras-related protein Rab-6A isoform X2 — protein MSAAGDFGNPLRKFKLVFLGEQSVGKTSLITRFMYDSFDNTYQATIGIDFLSKTMYLEDRTIRLQLWDTAGQERFRSLIPSYIRDSAAAVVVYDITNVNSFQQTTKWIDDVRTERGSDVIIMLVGNKTDLADKRQITTEEGEQRAKEMNVLFIETSAKTGYNVKQLFRRVAAALPGMDTTQDKSREDMIDIKLEKQPEQPVSEGGCSC, from the exons ATGTCTGCGGCCGGAGACTTTGGAAACCCTTTACGAAAATTCAAATTGGTCTTTCTCGGAGAACAGAGTG TGGGAAAGACGTCTTTGATCACCAGGTTCATGTATGACAGCTTTGACAATACTTACCAA GCCACAATAGGAATAGATTTCCTGTCAAAAACCATGTACCTTGAAGACAGAACA ATAAGGTTGCAATTGTGGGACACAGCAGGACAGGAGCGATTTCGCAGTCTGATCCCAAGTTACATCAGagactctgctgctgctgtcgtAGTGTATGACATCACAA ATGTAAACTCTTTCCAACAAACTACAAAATGGATTGATGATGTCAGAACagagagaggaagtgatgtcatcATCATGCTGGTGGGAAACAAGACAGACCTTGCAGACAAAAG ACAGATAACCACAGAGGAAGGAGAACAGAGAGCAAAAGAGATGAATGTTCTGTTTATTGAAACAAGTGCAAAGACAGGCTACAATGTCAAACAG CTTTTCCGTCGTGTGGCAGCTGCGCTCCCTGGCATGGATACCACACAGGACAAGAGCAGAGAAGACA TGATTGACATCAAGCTGGAGAAGCAACCAGAGCAGCCCGTCAGTGAAGGAGGCTGTTCCTGCTAA
- the rab6a gene encoding ras-related protein Rab-6A isoform X1, which translates to MSAAGDFGNPLRKFKLVFLGEQSVGKTSLITRFMYDSFDNTYQATIGIDFLSKTMYLEDRTIRLQLWDTAGQERFRSLIPSYIRDSAAAVVVYDITNVNSFQQTTKWIDDVRTERGSDVIIMLVGNKTDLADKRQVSIEEGERKARELNVMFIETSAKAGYNVKQLFRRVAAALPGMDTTQDKSREDMIDIKLEKQPEQPVSEGGCSC; encoded by the exons ATGTCTGCGGCCGGAGACTTTGGAAACCCTTTACGAAAATTCAAATTGGTCTTTCTCGGAGAACAGAGTG TGGGAAAGACGTCTTTGATCACCAGGTTCATGTATGACAGCTTTGACAATACTTACCAA GCCACAATAGGAATAGATTTCCTGTCAAAAACCATGTACCTTGAAGACAGAACA ATAAGGTTGCAATTGTGGGACACAGCAGGACAGGAGCGATTTCGCAGTCTGATCCCAAGTTACATCAGagactctgctgctgctgtcgtAGTGTATGACATCACAA ATGTAAACTCTTTCCAACAAACTACAAAATGGATTGATGATGTCAGAACagagagaggaagtgatgtcatcATCATGCTGGTGGGAAACAAGACAGACCTTGCAGACAAAAG GCAAGTATCTATTGAAGAGGGTGAGCGGAAAGCCAGAGAActaaatgtaatgtttattgAGACTAGTGCGAAAGCGGGCTACAATGTAAAGCAG CTTTTCCGTCGTGTGGCAGCTGCGCTCCCTGGCATGGATACCACACAGGACAAGAGCAGAGAAGACA TGATTGACATCAAGCTGGAGAAGCAACCAGAGCAGCCCGTCAGTGAAGGAGGCTGTTCCTGCTAA
- the LOC121654191 gene encoding gap junction delta-2 protein-like isoform X1, whose amino-acid sequence MGEWTILERLLEAAVQQHSTMIGRWPEKGDQRDVRVALFLLDMILLTVVVIFRILIVGIVGEKVYEDEQIMFICNTMQPGCNQACYDKAFPISHIRYWVFQIILVCTPSLCFITYSVHQSAKARDRSYSLLHPYMDHHGHGHHGRHHDHHARKLHARNINGILVHPESSKEDHDCLEVKEIPNGPRGLPQTHKSAKVRRQEGISRFYVIQVVFRNALEIGFLAGQYFLYGFNVPGMFECDRYPCVKEVECYVSRPTEKTVFLVFMFAVSGICVLLNLAELNHIGWRKIKTAIRGVQARRKSICEVRKKDVSHLSQAPNLGRTQSSESAYV is encoded by the exons ATGGGAGAATGGACCATTTTAGAGAGGCTGCTGGAGGCAGCTGTCCAGCAGCACTCTACCATGATTGGAAG GTGGCCAGAAAAAGGAGACCAAAGGGATGTCCGTGTTGCTCTGTTTCTGCTGGATAT GATCCTGCTGACAGTGGTGGTGATTTTCCGTATTCTAATTGTTGGAATAGTGGGCGAGAAGGTGTATGAAGATGAACAAATCATGTTCATCTGTAACACCATGCAGCCCGGCTGCAACCAGGCCTGTTATGACAAGGCATTCCCGATCTCGCACATCCGCTACTGGGTGTTCCAGATCATCTTGGTGTGCACGCCGAGCCTGTGCTTCATCACATATTCTGTTCACCAGTCTGCTAAAGCCCGTGATCGAAGCTATTCTCTCTTGCATCCTTACATGGATCACCACGGTCACGGTCACCATGGCCGCCATCATGACCATCACGCCCGCAAGCTCCATGCTCGCAACATTAATGGCATCCTGGTGCATCCTGAAAGCAGTAAGGAAGATCATGACTGCTTGGAAGTCAAGGAGATCCCCAATGGACCTCGGGGGCTAcctcaaacacacaaaagtGCAAAAGTACGAAGGCAAGAAGGCATCTCCCGTTTCTACGTCATCCAGGTTGTGTTTCGCAATGCACTGGAGATTGGCTTTCTGGCCGGGCAGTACTTCCTATATGGCTTCAATGTGCCAGGGATGTTTGAGTGTGACCGCTACCCATGTGTGAAGGAGGTGGAGTGTTATGTCTCTCGTCCAACAGAAAAAACCGTCTTTCTGGTCTTTATGTTTGCAGTGAGTGGCATATGCGTGCTGCTCAACCTGGCAGAGCTCAATCACATtggatggaggaaaataaaaacgGCCATTCGAGGTGTGCAAGCCCGAAGGAAGTCCATCTGTGAAGTGCGCAAGAAGGATGTGTCACACCTGTCCCAGGCCCCAAACCTGGGCAGAACCCAGTCTAGTGAGTCAGCTTATGTCTGA
- the LOC121654191 gene encoding gap junction delta-2 protein-like isoform X2: MGEWTILERLLEAAVQQHSTMIGRILLTVVVIFRILIVGIVGEKVYEDEQIMFICNTMQPGCNQACYDKAFPISHIRYWVFQIILVCTPSLCFITYSVHQSAKARDRSYSLLHPYMDHHGHGHHGRHHDHHARKLHARNINGILVHPESSKEDHDCLEVKEIPNGPRGLPQTHKSAKVRRQEGISRFYVIQVVFRNALEIGFLAGQYFLYGFNVPGMFECDRYPCVKEVECYVSRPTEKTVFLVFMFAVSGICVLLNLAELNHIGWRKIKTAIRGVQARRKSICEVRKKDVSHLSQAPNLGRTQSSESAYV; encoded by the exons ATGGGAGAATGGACCATTTTAGAGAGGCTGCTGGAGGCAGCTGTCCAGCAGCACTCTACCATGATTGGAAG GATCCTGCTGACAGTGGTGGTGATTTTCCGTATTCTAATTGTTGGAATAGTGGGCGAGAAGGTGTATGAAGATGAACAAATCATGTTCATCTGTAACACCATGCAGCCCGGCTGCAACCAGGCCTGTTATGACAAGGCATTCCCGATCTCGCACATCCGCTACTGGGTGTTCCAGATCATCTTGGTGTGCACGCCGAGCCTGTGCTTCATCACATATTCTGTTCACCAGTCTGCTAAAGCCCGTGATCGAAGCTATTCTCTCTTGCATCCTTACATGGATCACCACGGTCACGGTCACCATGGCCGCCATCATGACCATCACGCCCGCAAGCTCCATGCTCGCAACATTAATGGCATCCTGGTGCATCCTGAAAGCAGTAAGGAAGATCATGACTGCTTGGAAGTCAAGGAGATCCCCAATGGACCTCGGGGGCTAcctcaaacacacaaaagtGCAAAAGTACGAAGGCAAGAAGGCATCTCCCGTTTCTACGTCATCCAGGTTGTGTTTCGCAATGCACTGGAGATTGGCTTTCTGGCCGGGCAGTACTTCCTATATGGCTTCAATGTGCCAGGGATGTTTGAGTGTGACCGCTACCCATGTGTGAAGGAGGTGGAGTGTTATGTCTCTCGTCCAACAGAAAAAACCGTCTTTCTGGTCTTTATGTTTGCAGTGAGTGGCATATGCGTGCTGCTCAACCTGGCAGAGCTCAATCACATtggatggaggaaaataaaaacgGCCATTCGAGGTGTGCAAGCCCGAAGGAAGTCCATCTGTGAAGTGCGCAAGAAGGATGTGTCACACCTGTCCCAGGCCCCAAACCTGGGCAGAACCCAGTCTAGTGAGTCAGCTTATGTCTGA